CAACGATGCCGAAACCGAAGCAGCCACAAAGAGTATTGCCACCATCAAACCCGAACCTACAATTCCATCTGTTGAAGTTTCTATGGCCGAAGAAAAAACCGACACATCTGAGAAGAAGCAAGACGAAGAGCCTGTTTCGGAAGAAAAACCAGCCCCTGTTGAAAATGTAGTGGTAGAAGTAATTAAAAAAGACAATAAAGAACCCGAACCCGAAAAAATGGAAGAAGACTTGCCCGATTCTGCCACAAATGACGAGACAAAGAATGATGTTAAGTCTGAGTTAAAAGAGTCTGAAAAGAAACCCGAAGAGAAAGAAGTTGCATCCCCCATTTCTGCTGCTCCAATTGCTAAGGTGGCAGAAGAAGAATCAAAACAACCTAAAGCTGCTGAAGAAACCGTTGATAGCATCACTGACGTGCAAGTGAAGAATgctgaaaaagaaacaataGCTGACAAGGAAGAAAAGAAAGAAGACTGCTCTCAAGAGCAAATTATTGAGAAGACAAAAGAGGTGTCCGAAAAGGAGAAACCCATTGACGAAGAAGTACAGAACGGCGACGTCAAACCAAGCGAGCTAAAGACTGAAACTAACATCACAACAACTGTTGACGCAACTAATAACAAGCAATCTGAAATGGCAGTTGACGAGACTGCTCCTTCAGCTAGCGAAGAAAAAGTTGAAGATATCATTAAAGATAAGAAAGAAGAAACCACCACCGCAGCCAATGTCACTGTTGCAGTTGTCGAAAAAGTGGTTGAGGCCGAAGTTGTGCCTACACCAGACACAAAAGAGACAACAAAAGACGAAGAAACTAAAGTAGCAGATGAACCAATGGTTGTCTCTGAGGAAAAACCTGCCCCAGCTGAAGAAAAGAAGGCACCAACTGTTGATAGCTCAACGGAATCAGTTAAAGAACCTCAAACTGCCACACAGGAAAAAACTGAATCTCCACAAATCGAAGCCGTCGCAAAACCAGATGAAGATGTAAAATCCGCTGAGGTTAAAGAGAAGGAGACTGAAAAGCCAACAGCAGTTGTTGATTCACCAGCAGTTGATACACCGAAGGCCGAAGCTACTGCCGCTGATGCACCAGCAGTAGAAAAGAAAGAACCTGAAGCACCATCTGTTGAAACAACTTCAGCTGACCCCCCAACACCGGCAGCAGTCGTTAAAGAAGCACCTGTAGAAGTGGCAGTTGAGAAGGCGGATGTTGAAAAAGCGGAAGTCGAAAAAGCGGCAGTTAAAGAACCAGCAGTCGAAAAACCAGCAGCGGTTACACCGACCGTTGATGAATCACCAGCTATTGTTCCACCTACAAATGACTCGCCAGCAACTGAAGCAGCACCTACAGAGAAAAAACCAGAGGTTGCTGCTGCACCAACGACAGAAATTACACCAGCAGTAACAGCTTCAA
This DNA window, taken from Episyrphus balteatus chromosome 2, idEpiBalt1.1, whole genome shotgun sequence, encodes the following:
- the LOC129909824 gene encoding serine/threonine-protein phosphatase 4 regulatory subunit 2 isoform X2, whose protein sequence is MLNMENAEEVMQILERFTRLKQKEIPKELDDYMHYVAKTGDTVFKWSSLKYLFREKLLNVIKNFHDTSPRVDDLPQYPNVDPFNYESMKSSLLERLELFNAAPFTVQRLCELLTEPRKQYSRIDKFMRALEKNILVSTIEPGRKQTESENGDSLDSVVNGDVSLDVNVDIEMENETIFNAADAPSNATPSETTPAAQPSSNLIHKADDDILPNPKKAKLDLDETNDAETEAATKSIATIKPEPTIPSVEVSMAEEKTDTSEKKQDEEPVSEEKPAPVENVVVEVIKKDNKEPEPEKMEEDLPDSATNDETKNDVKSELKESEKKPEEKEVASPISAAPIAKVAEEESKQPKAAEETVDSITDVQVKNAEKETIADKEEKKEDCSQEQIIEKTKEVSEKEKPIDEEVQNGDVKPSELKTETNITTTVDATNNKQSEMAVDETAPSASEEKVEDIIKDKKEETTTAANVTVAVVEKVVEAEVVPTPDTKETTKDEETKVADEPMVVSEEKPAPAEEKKAPTVDSSTESVKEPQTATQEKTESPQIEAVAKPDEDVKSAEVKEKETEKPTAVVDSPAVDTPKAEATAADAPAVEKKEPEAPSVETTSADPPTPAAVVKEAPVEVAVEKADVEKAEVEKAAVKEPAVEKPAAVTPTVDESPAIVPPTNDSPATEAAPTEKKPEVAAAPTTEITPAVTASTVISAVEEAPAITADQPMEENPESIAEAEPVVPAIVVEAAATVEEVVMGDSAAMATDAIEPAKDEPAGMEVDDTSQEAMDQ
- the LOC129909824 gene encoding serine/threonine-protein phosphatase 4 regulatory subunit 2 isoform X3, which encodes MKSSLLERLELFNAAPFTVQRLCELLTEPRKQYSRIDKFMRALEKNILVVSTIEPGRKQTESENGDSLDSVVNGDVSLDVNVDIEMENETIFNAADAPSNATPSETTPAAQPSSNLIHKADDDILPNPKKAKLDLDETNDAETEAATKSIATIKPEPTIPSVEVSMAEEKTDTSEKKQDEEPVSEEKPAPVENVVVEVIKKDNKEPEPEKMEEDLPDSATNDETKNDVKSELKESEKKPEEKEVASPISAAPIAKVAEEESKQPKAAEETVDSITDVQVKNAEKETIADKEEKKEDCSQEQIIEKTKEVSEKEKPIDEEVQNGDVKPSELKTETNITTTVDATNNKQSEMAVDETAPSASEEKVEDIIKDKKEETTTAANVTVAVVEKVVEAEVVPTPDTKETTKDEETKVADEPMVVSEEKPAPAEEKKAPTVDSSTESVKEPQTATQEKTESPQIEAVAKPDEDVKSAEVKEKETEKPTAVVDSPAVDTPKAEATAADAPAVEKKEPEAPSVETTSADPPTPAAVVKEAPVEVAVEKADVEKAEVEKAAVKEPAVEKPAAVTPTVDESPAIVPPTNDSPATEAAPTEKKPEVAAAPTTEITPAVTASTVISAVEEAPAITADQPMEENPESIAEAEPVVPAIVVEAAATVEEVVMGDSAAMATDAIEPAKDEPAGMEVDDTSQEAMDQ
- the LOC129909824 gene encoding serine/threonine-protein phosphatase 4 regulatory subunit 2 isoform X1, translating into MLNMENAEEVMQILERFTRLKQKEIPKELDDYMHYVAKTGDTVFKWSSLKYLFREKLLNVIKNFHDTSPRVDDLPQYPNVDPFNYESMKSSLLERLELFNAAPFTVQRLCELLTEPRKQYSRIDKFMRALEKNILVVSTIEPGRKQTESENGDSLDSVVNGDVSLDVNVDIEMENETIFNAADAPSNATPSETTPAAQPSSNLIHKADDDILPNPKKAKLDLDETNDAETEAATKSIATIKPEPTIPSVEVSMAEEKTDTSEKKQDEEPVSEEKPAPVENVVVEVIKKDNKEPEPEKMEEDLPDSATNDETKNDVKSELKESEKKPEEKEVASPISAAPIAKVAEEESKQPKAAEETVDSITDVQVKNAEKETIADKEEKKEDCSQEQIIEKTKEVSEKEKPIDEEVQNGDVKPSELKTETNITTTVDATNNKQSEMAVDETAPSASEEKVEDIIKDKKEETTTAANVTVAVVEKVVEAEVVPTPDTKETTKDEETKVADEPMVVSEEKPAPAEEKKAPTVDSSTESVKEPQTATQEKTESPQIEAVAKPDEDVKSAEVKEKETEKPTAVVDSPAVDTPKAEATAADAPAVEKKEPEAPSVETTSADPPTPAAVVKEAPVEVAVEKADVEKAEVEKAAVKEPAVEKPAAVTPTVDESPAIVPPTNDSPATEAAPTEKKPEVAAAPTTEITPAVTASTVISAVEEAPAITADQPMEENPESIAEAEPVVPAIVVEAAATVEEVVMGDSAAMATDAIEPAKDEPAGMEVDDTSQEAMDQ